The Cystobacter fuscus DSM 2262 genome includes a region encoding these proteins:
- a CDS encoding M28 family metallopeptidase, whose product MTFWRVSRHASRSPLLAALALLLGAREGRAEEPVTIDPARLSEITKTLASDEFAGRAPGGPGEARTVEYLIRQFKEAGLEPAGEKGGWTQKVPLVRFQVREDATVNLFAGGEATPLRQGQEVVVNTLRPVSRVKIDKAPLVFVGYGVSAPERRWDDFKGVDLRGKIAVFLINDPDFEAREGEPVSGKFGGRAATYYARWTYKYEEAARRGALGALIIHETPGAGYGWSTVQAGHGETYDIVRAQPAREKVLMQGWLHRDAATALFTRAGLDLEQLENEARTADFKPIPLAGAHLSCDYRVTHARADSHNVLGKLPGKQRPREAIMYGAHWDAYGIGPADASGDTVRHGAVDDAIGLAGMIEIARAFQREPRPARTVLFAAWTAEERGLLGSEYYAAHPLQPLATLAANLTMDVLQTAGPARDVVLVGHGQNELEDDLARAAAKQGRTVTPDAKPERGLFYRADHFSLARRGVPVLLLMGLGGGHDLVEGGREAGDKWVADYTARCYHQPCDAWSANWDLRGAAQDVQLLHDIGRELATSNRWPQWKPGSEFKSVRDRSASARR is encoded by the coding sequence ATGACCTTCTGGAGAGTCTCGAGACACGCTTCACGCTCCCCCCTCCTCGCCGCGCTCGCCCTGCTGCTGGGCGCGAGGGAGGGCCGTGCGGAGGAGCCGGTGACGATCGATCCGGCGCGGCTGTCGGAGATCACCAAGACGCTCGCCTCGGACGAGTTCGCGGGCCGGGCACCGGGAGGGCCCGGCGAGGCCAGGACCGTCGAGTACCTCATCCGCCAGTTCAAGGAGGCGGGCCTGGAGCCCGCTGGCGAGAAGGGCGGTTGGACGCAGAAGGTCCCCCTGGTCCGCTTCCAGGTGCGGGAGGACGCCACCGTGAACCTGTTCGCCGGGGGCGAAGCAACGCCGCTGCGCCAGGGCCAGGAGGTGGTGGTCAACACGCTGCGCCCGGTGAGCCGCGTGAAGATCGACAAGGCCCCGCTGGTGTTCGTGGGCTACGGCGTCTCCGCGCCCGAGCGGAGATGGGATGACTTCAAGGGCGTCGACTTGCGCGGGAAGATCGCCGTCTTCCTCATCAACGACCCCGACTTCGAGGCGCGCGAGGGAGAGCCCGTCAGCGGCAAATTCGGCGGCCGGGCGGCCACGTACTACGCCCGCTGGACCTACAAGTACGAGGAGGCGGCCCGGCGGGGCGCGCTCGGAGCGTTGATCATCCACGAGACCCCGGGCGCGGGCTATGGCTGGTCCACGGTCCAGGCGGGCCACGGAGAGACCTACGACATCGTCCGGGCCCAACCCGCCCGGGAGAAGGTGCTGATGCAGGGGTGGCTCCACCGCGACGCCGCCACCGCGCTGTTCACGCGCGCGGGGTTGGACCTGGAGCAGCTCGAGAACGAGGCACGCACCGCGGACTTCAAGCCCATCCCGCTCGCGGGCGCCCACCTGAGCTGCGACTACCGCGTGACCCACGCGCGCGCCGACAGCCACAACGTGCTGGGCAAACTGCCCGGCAAGCAGCGCCCCCGCGAGGCCATCATGTACGGCGCCCACTGGGACGCCTACGGCATCGGTCCGGCCGATGCCTCCGGCGATACGGTGCGCCATGGCGCCGTGGATGACGCCATCGGGCTGGCCGGCATGATCGAGATCGCGCGCGCGTTCCAGCGCGAACCGAGGCCCGCGCGCACGGTCCTCTTCGCCGCCTGGACCGCCGAGGAGCGGGGCCTGCTCGGCTCGGAGTACTACGCCGCGCATCCGCTCCAGCCCCTCGCCACCCTGGCGGCGAACCTGACCATGGACGTGCTGCAGACCGCCGGGCCCGCCCGCGACGTCGTGCTCGTCGGCCATGGGCAGAACGAGCTCGAGGACGACCTCGCCCGGGCCGCCGCGAAACAGGGCCGCACCGTCACCCCCGATGCGAAACCCGAGCGGGGCCTGTTCTACCGCGCGGACCATTTCTCCCTGGCCCGGCGCGGCGTGCCGGTGCTCCTGCTGATGGGGTTGGGCGGCGGCCACGATCTGGTGGAAGGCGGCCGGGAGGCCGGCGACAAATGGGTCGCGGACTACACCGCGCGCTGCTACCACCAACCCTGCGATGCCTGGAGCGCCAACTGGGATCTGCGCGGCGCCGCCCAGGACGTGCAGTTGCTGCATGACATCGGCCGGGAGCTGGCCACGTCCAATCGCTGGCCCCAGTGGAAGCCCGGCTCGGAGTTCAAGAGCGTCCGCGACCGCTCGGCGTCCGCCCGCAGGTGA
- a CDS encoding DUF4215 domain-containing protein, whose translation MRSDLPGGVRFTGLVLVSFLVSMLASGCGGGGGGECGDGARQSAESCDDGNTADGDGCAASCRAVEEGWACDTPGQACVRTTCGNGTRDNTEACDDGNTTAGDGCDTRCLVEEGWSCTAQGDRCFAATCGDRIIAGDEECEDGNALPGDGCGATCRLESGYKCPAAGEPCIRTVCGDRVVEGTEQCDDGNNNLGDGCSPLCTTEPRCSGGTCASSCGDGVLLPNDPKEQCDDGNTRANDGCSPTCTLEPGFSCQAVDSATPEKVSIPVVYRDFRGNDLTNPKGHADFENANGEERGICGPLYSPLSPDGKPVYAKEGATSTTTHGRAAFDQWYRDVEGVNLAVAGSLELLKDATNGSYVFDDQSFFPLDNLGWVAQGKEPTRKDNGGVSHNFSFTSEARYWFEYKGTEVLTFRGDDDVWVFINGRLALDLGGVHGAESGTITLKNQATNLGLQVGGIYEAVVFQAERHTSASSYQLTLTNFVTRRTQCTPTCGNGTVDPGEECDEGASNGSGQCTRACVFGPRCGDNVVQPEAGEQCDDGNTVSGDGCSALCKAEIK comes from the coding sequence ATGCGGAGTGACCTTCCTGGTGGAGTGCGATTCACGGGCCTCGTGCTCGTCTCTTTTCTCGTGTCGATGCTGGCCTCCGGCTGTGGGGGGGGTGGAGGGGGCGAATGTGGAGACGGGGCACGCCAGTCGGCGGAGTCCTGCGACGACGGCAACACGGCGGACGGCGACGGCTGCGCCGCGAGCTGTCGCGCGGTAGAGGAGGGCTGGGCATGCGACACGCCGGGCCAGGCCTGTGTCCGCACGACCTGTGGCAACGGCACCCGGGACAACACCGAGGCCTGTGACGATGGCAACACCACCGCGGGTGACGGCTGTGACACCCGCTGCCTGGTGGAAGAGGGCTGGAGCTGCACCGCGCAGGGGGATCGCTGCTTCGCCGCGACCTGTGGCGATCGCATCATCGCCGGGGACGAGGAGTGCGAGGACGGCAACGCCCTGCCTGGCGATGGCTGCGGCGCGACCTGCCGGCTGGAGTCCGGCTACAAGTGCCCGGCGGCCGGCGAGCCCTGCATCCGCACGGTCTGCGGGGATCGCGTCGTCGAGGGCACGGAGCAGTGCGACGACGGCAACAACAACCTGGGCGATGGCTGCTCGCCCCTGTGCACCACCGAGCCCCGGTGCTCCGGCGGCACCTGCGCGAGCAGCTGCGGGGACGGCGTCCTGTTGCCCAACGATCCGAAGGAGCAGTGCGATGACGGCAACACGCGCGCCAACGACGGCTGCTCGCCCACGTGCACGCTCGAGCCGGGCTTCAGCTGCCAGGCCGTCGACTCAGCCACGCCCGAGAAGGTGTCCATTCCCGTCGTCTACCGCGACTTCCGCGGCAATGATCTGACGAACCCGAAGGGCCACGCCGACTTCGAGAACGCCAATGGCGAGGAGCGCGGCATCTGTGGGCCGCTCTATTCGCCCCTGTCTCCGGACGGCAAGCCCGTGTACGCGAAGGAGGGCGCGACCAGCACCACCACCCATGGCCGGGCGGCGTTCGATCAATGGTACCGGGACGTCGAGGGCGTGAACCTGGCGGTGGCGGGCTCGCTGGAGCTGCTGAAGGACGCCACCAACGGCTCATACGTGTTCGACGACCAGAGCTTCTTCCCGCTCGACAACCTGGGCTGGGTCGCCCAGGGCAAGGAGCCCACGCGCAAGGACAACGGCGGGGTCTCTCACAACTTCAGCTTCACCAGCGAGGCCCGCTACTGGTTCGAGTACAAGGGCACCGAGGTGCTCACCTTCCGGGGGGATGATGACGTCTGGGTGTTCATCAACGGCCGGCTGGCGTTGGATCTCGGCGGTGTCCACGGAGCGGAGTCGGGCACCATCACCCTGAAGAACCAGGCCACCAACCTCGGCCTCCAGGTGGGCGGCATCTATGAGGCGGTGGTGTTCCAGGCCGAGCGCCACACCTCGGCCTCCTCGTACCAGCTCACGCTCACCAACTTCGTCACCCGCCGCACCCAGTGCACGCCCACCTGCGGCAATGGGACGGTGGACCCGGGCGAGGAGTGTGACGAGGGGGCGAGCAACGGCTCCGGTCAGTGCACCCGCGCGTGCGTGTTCGGTCCCCGCTGCGGCGACAACGTCGTCCAGCCCGAGGCCGGCGAGCAGTGCGACGACGGCAACACCGTCAGCGGCGACGGGTGCAGCGCCCTCTGCAAGGCGGAGATCAAGTAG
- a CDS encoding cytochrome P450 family protein, which translates to MAPNPLDEQQQQTPAQALAEAPFGGPTVLDKESLEFMTRAHAVYAELRDKGPVVRVPSGLGIVDRAKAERAPTSGSTPEQYFVTRYDAAVSILMEERLSSDVLKAMPPEQRARMEAALPEELRPIVRSILVLDPPDHTRLRKLVQPNFTARAMEALRPRIQRIVEDLLDKAEREAAARGEVAPGRRLDLVESFAYPLSITVISDMLGIPVEERETVYPWAERLLRAKGPEGMMDGETRAGLNAFANYLESLFERKRRAPTEDMISQMVQVQEDGDILTPQELLSMVFILFFAGHLTTVNLIGNGVVALLSHPEQHARFLADPAACVKGMVEETLRYWGPVDFIGGPRIAMEDLDVGGTRVPRGAKVAVGLASANRDPRRFAHPDAFDISRPDAHRHIAFGKGIHVCIGAPLARLEAELAFETLFRRWPELRLADPAGQLELSMGAALRGFKRIPVVF; encoded by the coding sequence ATGGCGCCGAACCCGCTGGACGAGCAGCAGCAACAGACCCCTGCCCAGGCCCTGGCAGAGGCCCCCTTCGGGGGGCCCACGGTCCTGGACAAGGAGAGTCTGGAGTTCATGACCCGGGCCCATGCCGTCTACGCCGAGCTGCGCGACAAGGGCCCCGTCGTGCGTGTTCCCTCCGGGCTCGGCATCGTGGACCGGGCGAAGGCGGAGCGCGCCCCGACGAGCGGGTCCACCCCGGAGCAGTACTTCGTGACCCGGTACGACGCGGCCGTGTCCATCCTCATGGAGGAGCGGCTGTCGTCGGACGTGCTCAAGGCCATGCCCCCCGAGCAGCGCGCGCGCATGGAGGCCGCCCTGCCCGAGGAACTGCGCCCCATCGTGCGCAGCATCCTGGTGCTGGATCCCCCGGACCACACGCGGCTGCGCAAGCTCGTGCAGCCCAACTTCACCGCGCGCGCCATGGAGGCGCTCAGGCCCCGCATCCAGCGCATCGTGGAGGACCTGCTCGACAAGGCCGAGCGCGAGGCGGCCGCGCGCGGTGAGGTGGCCCCCGGACGGCGGTTGGACCTGGTCGAGTCCTTCGCCTACCCCCTGTCCATCACCGTCATCAGCGACATGCTCGGCATTCCCGTGGAGGAGCGCGAGACCGTCTATCCCTGGGCGGAGCGGCTCCTGCGGGCCAAGGGACCCGAGGGCATGATGGATGGAGAGACGCGCGCGGGCTTGAACGCCTTCGCGAACTACCTCGAGTCCCTCTTCGAGCGGAAGCGGCGGGCGCCCACCGAGGACATGATCAGCCAGATGGTCCAGGTCCAGGAGGACGGAGACATCCTCACCCCCCAGGAACTGCTGTCGATGGTGTTCATCCTCTTCTTCGCCGGGCACCTGACGACCGTCAACCTGATCGGCAACGGCGTCGTCGCGCTCTTGAGCCACCCCGAGCAGCACGCCCGCTTCCTCGCGGACCCCGCCGCCTGCGTCAAGGGCATGGTCGAGGAGACGCTGCGCTACTGGGGGCCGGTCGACTTCATCGGTGGCCCACGCATCGCGATGGAGGACCTCGACGTGGGGGGAACACGCGTGCCTCGCGGAGCGAAGGTGGCGGTGGGACTCGCCTCGGCCAACAGGGATCCCCGGCGCTTCGCCCACCCGGACGCGTTCGACATCTCGCGGCCCGATGCCCACCGGCACATCGCCTTCGGCAAGGGCATCCACGTCTGCATCGGAGCCCCCCTGGCGCGGCTCGAGGCCGAGCTGGCCTTCGAGACCCTGTTCCGCCGATGGCCGGAGCTGCGGCTGGCCGACCCCGCCGGACAGCTCGAACTCAGCATGGGGGCCGCTCTGCGCGGCTTCAAAAGGATCCCGGTCGTGTTTTAA
- a CDS encoding serine/threonine protein kinase, with the protein MSTSASDDIRIGSILRDTYEIVSLLGTGGMGKVFLARHLRLPGKQVAVKVLLSDEEVTADQYARFRREAEITSRLGHPNIVGVLDFHGPEGEGSAPFLVLEHLSGETLSRRLKKGPLPLPEALFVARQIGAALHAAHQAGVIHRDLKPGNVFLVPTESWDVADYQVKLLDFGISKLVSAQTVRTQDDVLMGTPRYMSPEQARGQNTKVDARSDLFALGVIVYEMLSGKSPFADESVVGILYRIVNEPVDPLAAICPHLPASVCAAVDKALSKQPGDRQPSIAAFIEELTGTAPSLSSARPEPQPASQDVPLTPVSAGVVAATPATVPGRKAPSAQEAVATVRPGAVRAAPASELEAPPSMMEAPPPSMVGPAPSLPGSAMPPKSSRTVLVGAVLALLVGAGGVVAFLSRGTPPASPPVTRSPPEVATTTATPPPAPPPAQETPPAQETPPAETPEPASSATAPQPTARPAARAQAPEVLPAGVRETLEQAEQALKANQATEAIRLARLSQRTKVTGASFSLLTRAHCQQGDLANARAQWSRVPTAQRALVQKYCKQHDIEF; encoded by the coding sequence ATGAGCACCTCCGCCTCGGACGACATCCGCATTGGCAGCATCCTTCGCGACACCTACGAAATCGTGTCCCTGCTGGGCACCGGAGGCATGGGCAAGGTCTTCCTCGCCCGGCACCTGCGGCTGCCCGGCAAACAGGTGGCGGTGAAGGTCCTCCTCAGTGACGAGGAGGTGACGGCCGACCAGTACGCGCGCTTCCGCCGCGAAGCGGAGATCACCTCGCGGCTCGGGCACCCCAACATCGTCGGGGTGCTCGACTTCCACGGCCCGGAGGGAGAGGGCAGTGCCCCCTTCCTGGTGCTGGAGCACCTGAGCGGGGAGACCCTGTCCCGGCGGCTCAAGAAGGGCCCCCTGCCGCTGCCCGAGGCCCTCTTCGTCGCGCGGCAGATCGGCGCGGCGCTCCACGCGGCCCACCAGGCGGGCGTCATCCATCGCGACCTGAAGCCCGGCAACGTCTTCCTCGTGCCCACCGAGTCCTGGGACGTCGCCGACTACCAGGTGAAGCTGCTCGACTTCGGCATCTCCAAGCTCGTCTCGGCCCAGACGGTGCGCACGCAGGACGACGTGCTGATGGGCACCCCCCGGTACATGTCCCCCGAGCAGGCCCGGGGCCAGAACACCAAGGTGGACGCGCGCTCGGACCTCTTCGCGCTCGGCGTCATCGTCTACGAGATGCTCTCCGGCAAGTCGCCCTTCGCCGACGAGTCCGTGGTGGGCATCCTCTACCGCATCGTGAACGAGCCGGTGGACCCCCTCGCCGCCATCTGTCCGCACCTGCCCGCGTCCGTCTGCGCCGCGGTGGACAAGGCCCTGTCGAAGCAGCCCGGCGACCGTCAGCCGAGCATCGCGGCCTTCATCGAGGAGCTGACCGGCACGGCCCCCAGCCTCTCCTCGGCGCGGCCCGAGCCCCAGCCGGCCAGCCAGGACGTCCCCCTGACGCCCGTGAGCGCGGGGGTGGTCGCCGCCACGCCCGCGACCGTGCCCGGACGCAAGGCGCCCTCCGCCCAGGAGGCGGTCGCGACCGTGCGCCCCGGGGCGGTGCGGGCGGCGCCTGCCTCGGAGCTGGAGGCGCCCCCCTCGATGATGGAGGCCCCCCCACCCTCGATGGTGGGGCCCGCGCCCTCGCTCCCGGGTAGCGCGATGCCGCCGAAGTCCTCGCGGACCGTCCTCGTCGGCGCCGTCCTCGCGCTGCTCGTGGGAGCCGGGGGCGTCGTGGCGTTCCTGTCGCGTGGAACGCCTCCCGCCTCCCCTCCCGTGACGCGGTCCCCTCCGGAAGTCGCCACCACCACCGCCACCCCGCCTCCCGCGCCTCCGCCCGCCCAGGAGACGCCTCCCGCTCAGGAGACGCCTCCCGCCGAGACCCCCGAGCCCGCCTCCTCGGCCACCGCCCCCCAGCCCACCGCTCGTCCCGCGGCTCGGGCGCAGGCCCCCGAGGTCCTGCCCGCCGGTGTGCGCGAGACACTGGAGCAGGCGGAGCAGGCGTTGAAGGCGAACCAGGCCACCGAGGCCATCCGGCTCGCCCGCCTCAGCCAGCGCACGAAGGTCACCGGGGCGTCCTTCTCCCTGCTCACGCGCGCCCATTGCCAGCAAGGCGACCTCGCCAACGCCCGCGCGCAATGGAGCCGGGTGCCCACCGCTCAGCGCGCCCTCGTCCAGAAATACTGCAAACAACACGATATCGAGTTCTGA